The following coding sequences are from one Lysinibacillus sp. FSL W8-0992 window:
- a CDS encoding ABC transporter substrate-binding protein, which yields MKKKMLVLFVILAMMITTACSGGENEATTNQSSSGEFEGEITVWHSFTQGPRLEFMQAAADSFMKEHSKVKIKIETFAWPEFYTKWTTGLQSGQVPDVSTALPNHVVELIDVDALVPLNDVIDNIGRDRFYEAPLKEGTVDENNYSIPLYSHAQVMWYRKDLLEEAGLEVPKTWDELYETAKKLNNAPNVYGLSVPMGSGDMMATRFLNFYVRSAGETLITKDGKANLTSKAAIDGINYWINMYKSTSPEGSVNYKVLDQANLYYQGKTAFDFNSGFQIGGVETNSPQLLDKIDAAPMPKINANDPENGIETSNIPVVVWKNSKHPEIAKAFVESLYEKEEYIKFLHSVPAGMLPALKDIAEDPEFLNNPTIQKFDNAVKVISAAVDKGTAIGMENGPTLQSGVIVSQGVIEKMFQDIVLKDVPVKEAAEKAEKELNDLFKMLGK from the coding sequence ATGAAAAAGAAAATGTTAGTGTTGTTCGTCATATTAGCTATGATGATTACTACTGCTTGTAGCGGTGGAGAAAATGAAGCAACAACAAACCAAAGCTCTTCAGGGGAATTTGAAGGGGAAATCACAGTTTGGCATTCCTTCACACAGGGACCAAGATTAGAATTTATGCAAGCAGCTGCAGATTCATTTATGAAAGAACACTCAAAAGTAAAAATAAAAATCGAAACTTTTGCGTGGCCTGAATTTTATACGAAATGGACAACAGGTTTGCAATCTGGACAAGTTCCAGATGTGAGTACAGCATTGCCAAACCATGTCGTTGAATTAATTGATGTTGATGCACTTGTGCCATTAAATGATGTCATTGATAACATTGGTAGGGATCGTTTTTATGAAGCCCCTCTAAAAGAAGGAACAGTGGATGAAAATAATTACTCTATCCCACTGTATTCACATGCGCAAGTGATGTGGTATAGAAAAGATTTATTAGAAGAAGCAGGATTGGAAGTGCCAAAAACATGGGATGAACTATATGAAACTGCTAAAAAGTTAAATAATGCTCCTAATGTTTATGGATTATCAGTGCCAATGGGATCTGGTGACATGATGGCAACAAGATTCTTGAATTTTTATGTTCGTTCAGCTGGTGAAACGTTAATAACGAAAGATGGAAAAGCAAACTTAACAAGTAAAGCCGCAATTGATGGTATTAATTACTGGATAAATATGTATAAATCTACATCACCTGAAGGTTCAGTCAATTATAAAGTATTAGATCAAGCTAATTTATACTATCAAGGAAAAACTGCGTTTGACTTTAATAGCGGCTTCCAAATCGGTGGAGTGGAAACGAATTCTCCACAGTTGCTCGATAAAATTGATGCTGCGCCAATGCCAAAAATTAATGCGAATGATCCAGAAAACGGAATTGAAACATCTAACATTCCAGTTGTAGTGTGGAAAAATAGTAAGCACCCTGAAATCGCTAAGGCATTTGTAGAAAGCTTATATGAAAAAGAAGAATATATTAAGTTCTTACATTCAGTACCAGCAGGAATGCTACCAGCTTTAAAAGACATTGCTGAGGACCCAGAATTCTTAAATAATCCGACTATCCAGAAATTTGATAATGCCGTAAAAGTTATTAGCGCAGCCGTAGATAAAGGGACTGCAATCGGTATGGAGAACGGTCCTACCTTACAATCAGGTGTTATCGTGAGTCAAGGCGTTATTGAGAAAATGTTCCAGGATATTGTTCTTAAAGATGTACCTGTAAAAGAAGCTGCTGAAAAGGCCGAAAAGGAATTAAATGACTTATTTAAGATGTTAGGTAAATAA
- a CDS encoding carbohydrate ABC transporter permease: protein MEKKLKSFNLTGMLFVLPSVLIVILLLIYPIFSSIYFSFTSKNLIRPFYDFVWLENFKFVLTNPDFYRAFMNSIKWTVLSLAGQLFIGFTAALALNRIPKFTGLYRTLLIIPWAFPAIVIAFSWKYILNDVYGFLPNLLTKLGITDANINFLANPDLAFIVVVLINIWFGAPLFMVNILSALKTVPSEQYEAAQMDGASSFQVFWHITLRHIRVVIGLLLVLRTIWVFNNFDILYLITGGGPSDITTTLPIFAFKAGWGMKQLGVASAITVILLLFLLGICFLYFKLLDKWEREDR, encoded by the coding sequence ATGGAAAAAAAACTTAAGTCTTTTAATTTGACAGGTATGCTATTCGTTTTACCTTCTGTACTAATAGTTATTTTACTATTAATCTATCCAATCTTTTCGAGTATCTATTTTAGTTTTACTTCGAAAAATTTAATCCGTCCATTTTATGACTTTGTATGGTTAGAAAACTTTAAATTTGTTTTAACCAATCCAGATTTTTATAGGGCTTTTATGAATTCTATAAAATGGACTGTTTTGTCATTAGCAGGGCAATTATTTATTGGTTTTACTGCTGCATTAGCCTTAAATAGAATTCCAAAATTCACCGGACTTTATCGAACTTTATTGATAATTCCGTGGGCATTTCCAGCAATCGTCATTGCCTTTTCATGGAAATATATTTTAAACGATGTATACGGATTTTTACCTAATTTACTTACTAAACTTGGAATAACAGACGCAAATATTAACTTTCTAGCTAATCCAGATTTAGCTTTTATCGTTGTAGTATTAATAAATATTTGGTTTGGAGCACCGTTGTTTATGGTTAATATTTTATCAGCTTTGAAGACGGTTCCATCAGAACAGTACGAAGCAGCCCAAATGGATGGGGCATCCTCGTTTCAAGTATTTTGGCATATTACGCTAAGACATATTCGTGTCGTTATCGGTTTATTATTAGTTTTAAGAACGATTTGGGTCTTTAATAACTTTGACATCCTATACTTAATTACTGGAGGGGGACCTTCAGATATTACGACAACATTGCCAATCTTTGCATTTAAAGCAGGATGGGGTATGAAGCAGCTTGGCGTCGCTTCTGCCATTACCGTCATTTTATTATTATTTTTACTTGGTATTTGTTTCTTGTACTTTAAATTACTCGATAAATGGGAAAGGGAGGATCGATGA
- a CDS encoding carbohydrate ABC transporter permease, with translation MMVGKSKLSTTMNYIYLTLLAIVSVFPLLWIILSSVKSSGEMANNPLSFFPEKITFDYYFRVLNDLSFTTNIKNSLLVSFSATFITIVVSALGAYGIVRFFPKAGKKMTKILITTYMFPPILLAVPYSIIIVSVGLVNTWTGLVITYLSFSIPYAIWMLIGFFQTVPLEIEEAAKVDGAGIVRTFLQVVLPIVAPGVVATAIYTFINTWNEFLFALLLINSSEKMPISVALYSLTGSEVLDWGEMMAASVIVILPSIIFFMIIQNKIAGGLSDGAGK, from the coding sequence ATGATGGTAGGAAAAAGCAAACTATCTACAACAATGAATTATATTTATTTGACTTTATTAGCTATCGTGTCGGTCTTCCCGTTACTTTGGATTATTTTATCGTCAGTAAAGTCCTCAGGGGAAATGGCTAATAATCCACTCTCATTCTTTCCTGAAAAAATAACATTTGATTACTATTTCAGGGTGTTAAATGACTTATCATTTACTACCAATATAAAAAACAGCTTATTAGTATCTTTTTCAGCTACATTCATTACCATCGTAGTGTCCGCGTTAGGGGCATATGGCATTGTTCGTTTCTTTCCGAAGGCAGGAAAGAAAATGACTAAAATCTTAATCACGACTTATATGTTCCCGCCTATTCTTTTGGCAGTCCCATATTCGATTATTATCGTATCTGTAGGTTTAGTAAATACATGGACGGGACTAGTCATAACGTATCTTTCCTTTTCAATTCCTTATGCGATTTGGATGCTTATTGGATTCTTTCAAACCGTTCCATTAGAAATAGAGGAAGCTGCAAAGGTGGATGGAGCAGGGATAGTGCGTACCTTTCTGCAAGTCGTGCTACCAATCGTAGCGCCAGGTGTAGTGGCAACTGCTATTTATACCTTTATCAATACGTGGAATGAGTTTTTATTTGCCTTGCTGCTTATAAATAGTTCTGAAAAGATGCCAATATCAGTGGCATTGTATTCCTTAACAGGTTCAGAAGTATTGGATTGGGGAGAAATGATGGCCGCATCTGTAATTGTCATTTTACCTTCTATTATATTCTTTATGATTATCCAAAATAAGATTGCAGGCGGTTTATCGGATGGAGCAGGAAAATAA